Within Pecten maximus chromosome 15, xPecMax1.1, whole genome shotgun sequence, the genomic segment CGGTTTAGTTCTTCTATCAGTATCCCTTTGATTGTTTGTTCCTCACAAAAGAGCTATTATGTCtcttagataaataaatagttaTTCAACTTCttgaataatatattaatatgatGTCGactaattacataattatatactttGTAACCAATGTACATAGTAGGTTGGGAAAAAAACCGCTTACGATTCCGGAACCTCTGGTCTTATTCTCCGTGTACTTTTTCGGTGGTATTCAAAGTACCTGTTTGTATTTTACCCCGTTTTATCTATTTTGGGTAAGGTTTAACATATCGTTTACATGATTTCATTCTCTGTTTTTCAATTATGGAAACTTTGTTAAAAGTTCGTCTGGACCTATAGGTGAATTTATATCTGTGTGTTTGTAACCGGTATTGTACTCATCTTTATATTCCCAATAAGATTATATGTacaataacttttgataacgAGATTATATTTAAGAGCACTGTTCGCTAAATATTGTCTGTATGAAGGAAAGAGGATAGCTACTTTGATGTGAGAAATGTATCATTTTAGTTTAAGCATGTTTGAATATTGCTCCCAGACTCAGCCATGAGACACAGATACACGCCTACCAGCACGCTCTGCTACTGATGACGGCATTATCTGTGATGGCAGTCCTGTCTGGGGTACTCCTCAACATCATCGACATACGTCGggtaaatgatacaaaataatatcatatagtAAATACAACATGGTAAATAATATCACATAGTTAATACCACATGGTCAATACCACGTGGTGTGGTAAATATAACGTGGTAAATAATATAACGTGGTAAATAATATCACATAGATAAGTTGATATGATATCACAAACATATAGTAGGATTTTTGACATAAAATAATATCACTAAATAATACGATATAGTAAACATTTCAGCATGAAATACTACATAGTAAATAACatcatttaatgaataataTCACTTCATGGataatttcaaataataaattatttagaGTACATCTTGTTTATCATCACTTATCATCACACTTATTTTACCTGTTATCTAGcatatttaaataaacattaattcatacattgtatagtaaaaaatatgtacaaaaaataattgaacAATCTTAGGGAATGATTCATATTTAATTCGAACACAGGGCGATGGCGTAAACAGGCGTTTTATTAAAGAGAAGGTTCGAGGGTTGGACACAACAGATCTCATTTTGGATGACAAACTCAACAAGCGGTACGACACCGAGTACAACTCAGCCTTACCACTAGAGGATCACGAATAATGATGACGTCACTTTAGATAGACGTTATTTACACTAATGATGATGTCACTTTAGATAGACGTGATTTACACTAACAATGATGATGTCACTTAAGATAGACGTTAATTACGCTAACAATAATGATGTCACTTTATATAGACATTATTTACACTAACAATGATGATATCActttaaataaacattattcACACTAACAAtgacatttatatcaattacatttaATGTTTCCCCGAGTAAGTATACTCATTTCCTCTTCTTTTTTGTTTGTAGAATAAATCACTATGAATAGTATAATACCGATTTGAAACTTTCCTTGTTCtcataaaaatacatacaaaacgAATACTGTTACTAGTAAAAAGATGTATGTACAGAAGTTCTTCGTTGCAGATAAAGTGTAAATATTCACCTTTTCGAGaataaatgttgaaaatgtgctaaaattgttgtttttgtttgttttggttattTTTCAGTATTGTTTACGGTTGAATAAGTTAAGTTTATAATCAGTACAGGATCAATTAAGATCATCTCAATGGAATCACATATACAGCATCAATACTAATTGAATAAATCAATTGTGACAACAGTTCCATCTCTACAGAATTTCttattcataattatataaaagttccTGGTCCGCCCAATGCCCGTCTAGTCTAAATTGGTGTCAATATTGTTTTCTCTGGCAGATTGTTCCACATTTTGACTACACgcggcaaaaaaaaaaaatgtttttcccGGATGTCCAGCTTACATGCTGTggaaaaggttttttttaatgaccCCTTTATTGAGAGTTGAAATCCGGTATTGGaccaaatgtttgttttaaaatttctcTTAAAACTGTGTAAATGAGGCGTTATTGCCTACGATGGAGAACTCTAGACATCCAATTTAATGTTTAGATCTCATTGATTAACAAAAACTACATTTACCGATTCTAAAAATAATCGAGAATGCATAACACCAACCAAACGTACCCGTAAATGTTTCCTCACCGAAGTGATCTGGATATTGT encodes:
- the LOC117343656 gene encoding uncharacterized protein LOC117343656 codes for the protein MWQVTINLLPPAIFGTGAGVAVFMMRFSIGLTNLSVGTIVENKERLSHETQIHAYQHALLLMTALSVMAVLSGVLLNIIDIRRGDGVNRRFIKEKVRGLDTTDLILDDKLNKRYDTEYNSALPLEDHE